A genomic segment from Mucilaginibacter terrenus encodes:
- a CDS encoding heavy-metal-associated domain-containing protein, translated as MKTLKIYILLFIATVTVAKAQFTKAELQVSGLTCSLCAKTTEKSLKALPFVGEIKTDLIRNVYVITFKNDVPVDFDQISKKVKGSGFFVNYLKPTFNFSNTTLADNAFTYGGDTYKVLNAEKPLSGEVSLMIVDKGFLPNSVSKKYLGKAAETAAPASGKVYHLAI; from the coding sequence ATGAAAACTTTAAAAATCTATATCCTTCTTTTTATAGCAACTGTTACTGTTGCAAAAGCTCAGTTCACCAAGGCCGAATTACAAGTAAGCGGCCTTACCTGCTCGCTGTGCGCTAAAACCACCGAAAAGTCTTTAAAAGCCCTTCCGTTTGTCGGCGAAATAAAAACTGACCTCATCCGTAACGTTTACGTTATTACCTTTAAAAACGACGTACCGGTAGATTTTGATCAGATCAGTAAAAAAGTGAAAGGTTCCGGCTTTTTTGTGAACTACTTAAAGCCAACTTTCAACTTTAGCAATACTACCCTTGCCGACAACGCCTTTACCTATGGCGGAGACACCTACAAGGTTTTAAATGCCGAAAAGCCGTTAAGCGGAGAAGTATCCCTGATGATTGTAGATAAAGGGTTCCTGCCAAATTCGGTATCTAAAAAGTACCTGGGGAAAGCAGCCGAAACAGCTGCACCGGCATCCGGAAAAGTTTACCACCTGGCTATTTAA
- a CDS encoding HYC_CC_PP family protein, translating into MIKRSAAMLMALLYTITAAGFALNLHYCGDHVADVKVNAPAKSCVKPMAKAKMKCCKDSKLDVKVKDDHQKESTSFFSRIFTFELPRFAVTDFLLAAQQALLEKLSYRGPPPGSPAEGISVLLKNCVFRI; encoded by the coding sequence ATGATCAAAAGGTCCGCAGCAATGTTAATGGCGCTACTGTATACAATTACAGCGGCTGGCTTTGCATTGAACCTGCACTACTGCGGAGATCATGTGGCAGATGTTAAGGTGAACGCTCCCGCTAAAAGTTGCGTAAAGCCGATGGCGAAAGCCAAAATGAAATGCTGTAAAGACAGCAAGCTTGACGTAAAAGTTAAGGATGACCATCAAAAAGAGTCTACCTCCTTTTTCTCCCGCATTTTCACGTTCGAGCTCCCGCGCTTTGCTGTTACCGATTTCCTGCTTGCCGCTCAACAAGCCTTGCTTGAAAAGTTAAGCTATCGCGGCCCTCCACCGGGCTCTCCGGCCGAGGGTATTTCCGTGCTCCTAAAAAATTGCGTTTTCAGGATCTGA
- a CDS encoding aldo/keto reductase, with translation MKNISKIQLGKNGPLVSGLGLGCMRMSSIWGGSTPDETESIATIHEALDNGINFLNTGDFYGAGHNEMLIGKAIKNRRDDAFISVKFGAIFHNGQWLGLDLRPIAIKNFINYSLTRLGIETIDLYQPSRMDNSVPVEDIIGTVADLIKEGKVRYIGVSEITADQLRLANSVHPISALEIGYSLADRQIEAELLPAAKELGIGVVAFANTAEGLLTGEMKAPLPQNDYRNHFSRFQGENLTHNLQKVEVLKQIAANKGYTPTQVAIAWVKQQGEYIMPLVSMSRRSRLPENIAAMDIVFTPEEMNNLNSTFTTGAILGGTYLQR, from the coding sequence ATGAAAAACATCTCAAAAATACAATTAGGTAAAAATGGCCCGTTGGTATCCGGCCTCGGTTTAGGGTGCATGCGGATGTCGTCTATATGGGGCGGCTCTACGCCCGACGAAACAGAGAGCATCGCTACCATACATGAGGCTTTGGACAATGGCATCAATTTTCTGAACACCGGCGACTTTTACGGCGCTGGTCATAACGAAATGCTGATAGGCAAAGCCATTAAAAACAGGCGCGATGATGCCTTTATCAGTGTGAAGTTTGGTGCTATCTTTCACAACGGTCAATGGCTGGGTTTGGATCTGCGCCCGATAGCTATAAAGAACTTTATAAACTATTCGCTAACGCGTTTAGGTATAGAAACCATCGACCTTTACCAGCCCAGCCGTATGGACAACAGTGTACCGGTAGAAGATATTATTGGAACCGTTGCCGACCTGATTAAAGAAGGTAAGGTGCGGTATATCGGTGTATCAGAAATTACGGCAGACCAGCTTCGCCTAGCGAATAGCGTACATCCGATAAGCGCGCTGGAGATAGGATATTCACTGGCCGACAGGCAAATAGAAGCGGAACTGCTGCCTGCAGCAAAGGAACTAGGTATAGGTGTAGTAGCTTTCGCTAATACAGCCGAAGGCTTACTTACCGGTGAAATGAAGGCGCCGTTACCGCAGAATGACTATCGTAATCATTTCTCCCGCTTTCAGGGTGAAAATCTTACACATAACCTGCAGAAGGTTGAAGTATTAAAGCAGATAGCAGCCAATAAAGGTTATACGCCAACACAAGTTGCAATTGCCTGGGTAAAACAGCAAGGAGAGTACATTATGCCGTTGGTGAGCATGAGCCGCAGATCGCGCTTGCCGGAGAACATTGCTGCAATGGACATTGTGTTTACGCCCGAAGAAATGAACAACTTAAACAGTACTTTTACAACTGGTGCTATACTTGGCGGCACTTATTTGCAACGCTAA
- a CDS encoding helix-turn-helix domain-containing protein: protein MISPEEILPGVIFYSYLSAERKEKICIWNHHTLILQVSGQLTLETSEQSISMSGEEVLLIGRNQVGTLSKTPLPGGNYETIVISLQEDLLRKIALEEKIEAERKYVGPPNILIPSNDFLQGYFRSIIPYARSSGAAMTDEMGILKVKEGVKLLLLALPGLRNYLFDFSEPHKIDLERFMLSNYQFNVPVEKFAQLTGRSLAGFKRDFQKTFGAPPRHWLQDKRLNAAKYLIETKKQKPSAVYLDLGFKSLSHFSHSFKKKFGKSPITLVG, encoded by the coding sequence ATGATCAGTCCGGAAGAAATTCTCCCAGGTGTAATTTTCTATTCGTACCTCTCTGCAGAGCGTAAAGAGAAGATCTGTATCTGGAACCATCATACTTTAATATTGCAGGTGTCGGGCCAATTAACCCTGGAAACTTCGGAGCAAAGCATCTCTATGAGTGGGGAAGAAGTACTGCTGATTGGCAGGAACCAGGTGGGTACGCTTTCTAAAACGCCACTGCCCGGCGGGAACTATGAAACTATAGTGATATCGCTGCAGGAGGACCTCTTAAGGAAGATAGCATTGGAAGAAAAGATTGAGGCAGAACGGAAGTACGTTGGCCCGCCAAACATCCTTATACCTTCTAACGACTTTCTGCAGGGCTATTTCAGGTCCATCATTCCGTATGCCCGTAGTTCCGGAGCAGCTATGACAGACGAAATGGGTATCCTCAAGGTAAAAGAAGGTGTAAAATTGCTTTTACTGGCGTTACCGGGGCTTCGTAATTATTTATTCGACTTTTCGGAGCCGCACAAAATAGACCTGGAAAGATTCATGCTCAGCAATTACCAGTTTAATGTTCCCGTAGAAAAATTCGCGCAGCTTACCGGGCGTAGCCTGGCGGGTTTTAAGCGCGACTTTCAGAAAACCTTTGGCGCCCCGCCCCGCCACTGGCTACAGGACAAGCGACTGAACGCCGCTAAATACCTCATCGAAACCAAAAAACAAAAACCCTCTGCTGTCTATCTTGATCTGGGTTTTAAAAGCTTGTCGCATTTCTCTCATTCTTTTAAAAAGAAGTTTGGCAAGTCGCCAATTACATTGGTGGGTTGA
- a CDS encoding glycosyltransferase family 4 protein yields the protein MQHKLRVAFFAEILTPELDGAVRTMYQLINRIDSGRYEFLFIYGEGPVNIRSFKSVRVPAITVPINAGYSLALPVFAQARLSQELERFKPEVVHIATPSILGEFGLNYAKQHGLPIITIYHTHFISYIAHYFKHLPFLIDGARQYLIQRYNSFYNSCDLIYVPSENIKAELQAVDIEPERMQIWKRGIDSRLFSPAKKDVNAISKLTGNHHPTILFASRLVWEKNLETLFEIYDEIQEGEPKVNFLIVGDGVAHKACKARMKNAIFTGKLRHSKLAALYASADVFLFPSVSETCGNVVLEAMASGLPCVIGNGGGSRDFIRNGENGFVCEPFSALEYVGKIRQILYDDKLKASIVEQGLLDSRTYDWGELASRYFADLNMLHQQQSLIAV from the coding sequence ATGCAGCATAAGTTAAGGGTGGCGTTTTTTGCCGAAATACTTACGCCCGAACTGGACGGCGCCGTGCGTACCATGTACCAGCTGATAAACCGGATTGACAGTGGCCGTTACGAGTTCTTATTTATATACGGCGAAGGGCCCGTTAACATTAGAAGCTTCAAAAGCGTGCGCGTACCCGCCATAACCGTCCCCATTAACGCAGGCTATTCTCTGGCATTGCCGGTATTCGCTCAAGCCAGGCTCAGCCAGGAATTAGAGCGCTTTAAGCCCGAGGTTGTGCATATAGCTACACCATCTATACTGGGCGAGTTTGGCCTGAATTATGCGAAACAGCATGGCTTACCAATCATAACGATTTATCATACGCATTTCATATCCTATATAGCGCACTACTTTAAGCATCTGCCTTTTCTTATTGACGGTGCCCGGCAATACCTTATACAACGGTACAACAGTTTTTACAACAGTTGCGATCTGATATATGTACCATCGGAAAACATCAAAGCTGAGTTACAGGCGGTAGATATTGAGCCTGAACGAATGCAGATATGGAAACGTGGAATAGACAGTAGGCTTTTTTCTCCCGCAAAGAAGGATGTGAATGCGATTAGCAAACTGACAGGTAACCACCACCCCACTATCCTGTTTGCCAGTCGCCTGGTTTGGGAGAAGAACCTGGAGACGCTTTTTGAAATATATGATGAAATACAAGAGGGTGAACCGAAGGTGAATTTTCTGATCGTAGGTGACGGTGTAGCTCATAAAGCTTGCAAAGCGCGGATGAAGAACGCAATATTTACCGGCAAGCTGAGGCACAGTAAACTTGCTGCACTTTATGCCTCAGCAGATGTTTTTCTGTTTCCTTCCGTGTCTGAAACCTGCGGCAACGTGGTGCTTGAGGCCATGGCTTCGGGCTTGCCCTGCGTAATCGGTAATGGCGGCGGCTCGCGTGATTTTATAAGGAATGGAGAAAATGGCTTTGTTTGTGAGCCGTTTAGCGCTTTGGAGTATGTCGGCAAAATCAGACAGATTTTATATGATGACAAACTTAAAGCATCAATTGTAGAACAGGGTTTGCTTGATAGTAGAACTTACGACTGGGGAGAACTGGCCTCCCGGTACTTTGCAGACCTAAACATGCTTCACCAGCAGCAATCCTTAATTGCTGTTTAA
- a CDS encoding TonB-dependent receptor, translated as MKKLISAITIILFTALIQVANAQTTGKIGGKIIDQKTSETLIGATINIEGTTKGAATDVEGKYLLSAVAPGRYTIVVRYIGYQSKSVSDIVVKAGEVTNLDVTLAQATTQALKEVVVRATYRQASVASLYAVQKNAVSISDGVSSEVIKRSPDRNTADVLKRVSGATIQDNKFVVIRGLSDRYNTATLDGGSLPSTENNRKAFSFDIVPSNLVENLTITKTASPDQPGDFAGGLIQISTKDLPDQNFISFGIGAGYNTASTFKDFISGPRNATDYFGFDNGKRQLANGFASSAQVANGLTPEQNLNMLRSLPNDWNRYVNTALPTQNYQFSIGKVKNYEKSGNRFGAILSLTYRNSQNIYSDIQRDFYGYQYSDDAYKFSTNVGALLNLGYTFGKNKITFKNVYNRIFDDQYLGRDGHNNSGFDVNYYAFDVQQKALFKSTLEGNHPLGEKGAKINWNLSYGNVLNDQPDQRKALYTRQQGTDNPFLAVLSSLTKENSTLFGKLNENSYSGGVNYSTPIKMFTQSTFKAGLASLYRDRAYNVRFLGPLLSDQVLNDPDLTRQIESLPLNQIFSRNLINAGYYDLNEISNIPSDSYNANSLTNSGYLMLDNKLTEKLRLVWGARVEQFNVNVTPTEYSNPTDKVHQNYTDVLPSANLTYSLTDKINLRGSYSRTLARPEFRELATSSYYDYELLAFQQGTPTLKRTNIDNFDVRFELFPSAGQIFSVSGFYKKFNNAIEAYNDDATSTRTIRYFNSDYAKVYGVELEVRKSLDFIQASDFLKNTTAYANISVAKSTARNPVNSGLNLKYAERQLIGQAPYVINAGVQHAFFQNKLTFNALFNRVGQRLSVAAGGQYANVYEVPRSVIDAQLGVKVLKGKGELKFNAGDILNQRIGFYYDQNENKKYDSGDYTQSSYKPGSNYSLSFTYTL; from the coding sequence GTGAAAAAACTCATATCTGCAATAACTATTATCTTATTTACCGCACTTATCCAGGTTGCCAATGCGCAGACCACAGGCAAAATAGGCGGTAAGATTATTGATCAAAAAACAAGCGAAACATTAATTGGTGCCACTATTAATATAGAAGGCACCACCAAAGGCGCCGCTACAGACGTAGAAGGCAAATACTTGCTAAGCGCAGTTGCGCCGGGCAGGTATACCATTGTTGTTCGTTACATAGGCTACCAAAGCAAATCGGTATCAGACATTGTTGTTAAGGCCGGCGAAGTAACCAATCTTGACGTTACACTAGCCCAGGCAACAACACAAGCGTTAAAAGAAGTTGTGGTAAGGGCCACTTACCGCCAGGCTTCGGTAGCATCGCTTTATGCGGTACAAAAAAACGCTGTATCTATATCAGATGGTGTTAGCTCGGAAGTGATTAAGCGCTCACCTGACCGTAACACTGCAGACGTTTTGAAACGTGTAAGCGGTGCAACCATACAGGATAACAAATTTGTGGTTATCCGCGGGTTGAGCGATCGTTACAACACGGCTACGCTTGACGGTGGTTCACTGCCAAGTACAGAAAATAACCGCAAAGCTTTTTCTTTTGACATTGTACCGTCGAACCTTGTAGAAAACCTTACGATTACTAAAACTGCTTCTCCGGATCAGCCGGGCGACTTTGCCGGTGGTTTGATCCAGATTTCTACAAAGGACCTTCCAGATCAGAACTTTATTTCCTTTGGTATTGGTGCAGGTTATAACACTGCCTCTACCTTTAAGGACTTCATCAGCGGTCCTCGTAACGCAACCGACTACTTCGGTTTTGACAATGGCAAACGCCAGTTGGCAAACGGTTTTGCTTCGTCTGCCCAGGTAGCTAATGGCCTTACCCCCGAGCAGAACCTTAACATGCTTCGTTCATTACCAAATGACTGGAACCGGTACGTAAATACTGCATTGCCAACTCAAAATTACCAGTTCTCTATTGGTAAGGTTAAAAATTACGAGAAAAGCGGCAACCGTTTTGGCGCTATCCTCTCGCTTACTTACCGCAACTCACAAAATATTTACAGCGATATTCAGCGCGATTTTTACGGCTACCAGTACAGTGACGACGCGTACAAGTTCAGCACAAACGTTGGTGCTTTGTTAAACCTGGGTTACACCTTCGGTAAAAACAAGATCACCTTTAAAAACGTGTACAACAGGATATTTGATGACCAATACCTTGGCCGCGACGGGCATAACAACTCTGGTTTCGACGTAAACTATTACGCGTTTGACGTACAGCAGAAAGCGCTTTTCAAATCAACCTTAGAAGGTAATCATCCCCTTGGCGAGAAGGGTGCAAAAATCAACTGGAACTTAAGCTACGGCAATGTACTTAATGATCAGCCGGATCAGCGTAAAGCATTGTACACCCGTCAGCAGGGTACAGATAATCCGTTCCTGGCAGTGTTATCATCCCTTACTAAAGAGAACTCGACGCTGTTTGGTAAGTTAAACGAGAATTCATATTCAGGTGGTGTAAACTACAGCACCCCGATAAAGATGTTTACTCAGTCTACCTTTAAGGCAGGTTTAGCCAGCTTATACCGCGACAGAGCTTACAATGTACGGTTCTTAGGCCCGTTGCTTAGCGACCAGGTATTGAACGACCCAGACCTTACCAGGCAAATAGAAAGCCTTCCGCTTAACCAGATATTTTCAAGGAATTTGATCAACGCGGGCTATTACGATCTGAATGAGATCAGCAACATCCCGTCGGATTCTTATAATGCTAACTCGCTTACCAATTCAGGATACCTGATGTTGGATAATAAGTTAACAGAAAAACTTCGTTTAGTTTGGGGAGCACGTGTAGAACAGTTTAACGTAAACGTTACCCCAACCGAGTATAGCAACCCAACTGATAAGGTTCACCAGAATTACACTGACGTATTACCATCTGCAAACTTGACTTATAGTCTTACGGATAAGATAAACCTGCGTGGCTCTTACTCCCGTACGCTTGCAAGGCCAGAATTCAGGGAATTGGCAACGTCCTCTTATTACGATTATGAGCTGCTGGCGTTCCAACAAGGTACACCTACACTTAAACGCACAAATATTGATAACTTCGATGTTCGTTTTGAGCTTTTCCCTTCTGCCGGACAAATCTTCTCCGTATCAGGTTTTTACAAGAAGTTTAACAATGCGATCGAAGCGTATAATGACGACGCTACTTCTACCCGTACTATCCGTTACTTTAACAGCGATTATGCAAAAGTTTACGGCGTGGAGTTGGAGGTACGTAAATCGCTGGACTTTATACAGGCGAGCGATTTCCTGAAGAACACTACCGCTTATGCCAACATTTCGGTTGCAAAATCAACAGCACGCAACCCGGTAAACTCAGGGCTTAACCTTAAGTATGCGGAACGCCAGCTGATCGGCCAGGCGCCATACGTGATCAACGCGGGTGTACAGCATGCCTTCTTCCAAAATAAGTTAACCTTTAATGCGCTGTTCAACCGCGTAGGCCAGCGCCTGAGCGTTGCCGCAGGTGGCCAATATGCCAACGTTTACGAAGTGCCGCGCAGTGTGATAGATGCACAACTGGGCGTGAAGGTTTTAAAGGGTAAAGGCGAACTTAAATTTAACGCCGGCGACATACTTAACCAGCGTATAGGCTTTTACTACGACCAGAATGAAAATAAAAAATATGATAGCGGAGATTACACTCAAAGCAGTTACAAGCCGGGGTCAAACTATTCACTTTCATTTACTTACACCTTATAA
- a CDS encoding histidine-type phosphatase, whose product MIAKAIFSVALFTVVATSAKAQECTTDFLGTKTLYSAPLADNVKIPDGYKPVFVNYVGRHGARHLTKSPQAAYIYRLIAKADSANALTTLGQQLKKMVGVLDKVEKGNTKSISVEGATELMGIAGRLYKNNPSVFTGRPKVTVAVTKEIRTRQSADAFLKGLKPLLSNSEIIGTGINDTTLRFYDLSPAYLEFEEKGSWKKVLADLKSYLSIPELNERIAARFFTADYVKNLSADNKDVFVSDLFGFATIVYSLEQEIKQAGYRRQDVSFQSFFTCDELATLSRIDVAEDFFKKGPGTDINGIQVKIAAPLLVDFIQTTDNYIADKKISANLRFSHAETISPLAALLNLNTTANMGTYLQLINKNWQSGKVIPLSANIQWILYRNNAGKYLLRCLLNEKDPSIPGLKPAYTNFYEWKDVKAYYIKRLKAIGANPKSNMLSYLKEVK is encoded by the coding sequence ATGATCGCAAAAGCCATTTTTTCCGTTGCTCTTTTTACTGTGGTGGCAACATCCGCGAAAGCCCAGGAATGTACCACCGATTTCCTCGGAACCAAAACCCTGTACTCAGCGCCACTTGCAGATAACGTTAAAATACCTGACGGTTATAAACCGGTGTTTGTTAACTACGTTGGCCGGCATGGGGCAAGGCACCTTACCAAGTCGCCGCAGGCAGCCTACATTTACAGGCTTATTGCGAAAGCCGACAGTGCTAATGCGCTTACCACATTAGGACAGCAATTGAAGAAAATGGTAGGAGTGTTGGATAAGGTAGAAAAAGGTAACACCAAAAGCATTTCTGTAGAAGGAGCAACCGAACTAATGGGTATTGCCGGGAGGTTATATAAGAACAACCCCAGCGTATTTACAGGCAGGCCTAAGGTAACTGTGGCAGTCACTAAAGAGATACGCACACGCCAGAGCGCAGATGCTTTTCTGAAGGGATTGAAACCACTCTTAAGCAATAGCGAGATCATTGGGACGGGCATTAACGATACTACGCTGAGGTTTTATGACCTGTCTCCGGCTTACCTTGAATTTGAAGAAAAAGGCTCATGGAAGAAAGTTCTTGCCGATCTGAAAAGCTACCTGAGCATACCTGAACTAAACGAGCGTATTGCAGCTCGCTTTTTTACAGCTGATTATGTGAAAAACCTTTCGGCTGATAACAAAGACGTTTTTGTAAGCGACCTTTTTGGCTTTGCCACTATTGTATATTCGCTGGAGCAGGAGATAAAGCAAGCTGGTTACCGCCGCCAGGATGTTAGTTTTCAAAGTTTTTTTACCTGTGATGAGCTGGCTACCCTTAGCCGGATTGATGTAGCTGAAGATTTTTTCAAGAAGGGGCCTGGCACCGACATCAACGGAATACAGGTTAAAATAGCTGCGCCGCTTTTGGTGGATTTTATACAAACAACGGATAACTACATTGCAGATAAAAAGATCAGCGCGAACCTCAGGTTCTCTCATGCGGAGACCATATCTCCCCTGGCGGCATTACTTAACCTAAATACCACAGCCAACATGGGGACTTACCTGCAGCTTATAAACAAGAACTGGCAATCCGGCAAGGTAATACCACTAAGTGCTAACATACAATGGATACTTTACCGCAACAATGCAGGAAAATACCTTTTACGCTGCTTGCTGAACGAGAAGGACCCGAGCATTCCCGGGTTAAAACCTGCTTATACTAATTTTTACGAGTGGAAAGATGTAAAAGCTTACTACATCAAGCGATTGAAAGCAATAGGTGCTAATCCCAAAAGCAACATGCTTAGCTATCTTAAAGAGGTAAAGTAA
- a CDS encoding glycoside hydrolase family 27 protein, whose product MKSYLLSGLAALLLSGLTGLSANAQDAAAPVAVAKAKLQTGNLAPTPPMGWNTWNTFQTRIDEPLLKGMVDAYVSSGMRDAGYKYFVLDDGWMTMERDASGNLVADPKKFPNGMKALADYVHSKGLKFGIYNCAGWKTCAGYPGSRGHEYQDALLYASWGVDFLKYDWCNTDSLNAREAYITMSAALKATGRPIVFSLCEWGNHKPWQWAGGVGELYRTTGDITANFDKDKHMGTWSALSVMHILDQQVNIRQFNGPNHWNDPDMLEVGNGMSYSEDKAHFSMWCMLSAPLAAGNDLRKMSDQTKSILTNKEVIAIDQDELGIAAYKKALPDSIEVWVKPLKNNDVAVCFLNRSAKSQKLDIKWADLNLEDKTTGLNISFNTRQYAARDLWTKTATGTTKGSFKQEIPMHDVVMLRLTAK is encoded by the coding sequence ATGAAATCTTACCTACTATCCGGCTTGGCTGCACTGCTTTTGTCTGGTTTAACCGGCTTGTCTGCTAACGCACAGGATGCTGCTGCCCCTGTTGCGGTTGCAAAAGCAAAGCTGCAGACCGGTAATCTTGCACCTACACCGCCAATGGGTTGGAACACTTGGAACACCTTTCAAACTCGGATAGATGAACCTTTGCTAAAAGGTATGGTTGATGCGTATGTATCGTCGGGTATGCGCGATGCCGGATATAAGTACTTTGTATTGGACGACGGATGGATGACCATGGAACGCGATGCCAGCGGCAATTTAGTTGCCGATCCTAAAAAGTTCCCGAACGGTATGAAAGCCTTGGCCGATTATGTGCATAGCAAAGGGTTAAAGTTTGGTATATACAATTGTGCCGGCTGGAAAACCTGTGCCGGTTACCCGGGTTCGCGCGGGCACGAGTACCAGGATGCTTTGCTATATGCATCATGGGGCGTTGATTTTTTGAAATATGATTGGTGTAATACCGATAGCCTGAACGCGCGCGAAGCTTACATTACAATGAGTGCGGCTTTAAAAGCAACCGGTAGACCAATAGTGTTTAGCTTGTGCGAATGGGGGAACCATAAACCATGGCAATGGGCCGGCGGTGTTGGCGAACTTTACCGTACTACCGGAGACATTACTGCTAATTTTGATAAAGACAAACATATGGGTACCTGGAGCGCCCTTAGTGTAATGCATATTTTAGATCAGCAGGTTAACATTCGCCAGTTTAACGGACCCAATCACTGGAACGATCCGGACATGCTGGAGGTTGGCAATGGTATGAGCTACAGTGAGGATAAGGCGCATTTCTCTATGTGGTGCATGCTGTCTGCTCCGCTTGCTGCCGGAAACGATCTTAGGAAAATGTCAGACCAAACTAAATCCATCCTGACCAATAAGGAAGTAATTGCCATTGATCAGGATGAATTAGGTATAGCGGCGTATAAAAAAGCATTGCCGGACAGTATAGAAGTTTGGGTTAAGCCTTTAAAAAACAACGATGTAGCCGTTTGCTTTCTTAACAGATCGGCCAAATCGCAAAAGCTGGATATAAAATGGGCCGACCTTAACCTGGAAGATAAAACCACCGGATTAAACATCAGCTTTAATACCAGGCAATACGCCGCCCGCGATCTTTGGACAAAAACAGCCACAGGTACAACCAAGGGCAGCTTTAAGCAGGAAATTCCGATGCATGATGTAGTGATGCTCCGGCTAACTGCGAAGTAA
- a CDS encoding sugar phosphate isomerase/epimerase family protein has translation MMKTNRRAFIRQTAFGTASLAVAASVPQYLYAESSKELFFKIAVSQFSFASQFWSGQLRALDFPAKAKELGISGLDYCSMFFADKAKDSVFLAELKKRSEDAGSYNLRIMIDGEGVLGDLNETARLKAVDNHHKWIDAAAALGCPMIRVNVEGDGDPAEVAKAAADSLNRLIEYGSKSKVDVIVENHIGISCNGDWLAGVMKQVNSEHCGTLADFGNFCINRTKPKTNDIAGYMETRCLEEYDKYKGITELMPFAKGVHAKSHVFAANGDDPETDFYKMFKIIKQSGFKGWVSIEYEGGLLKMYSKDTKYLDDYAGTTAVKNLVEKAGRMA, from the coding sequence ATGATGAAAACTAACAGACGAGCTTTTATAAGGCAAACTGCCTTTGGCACTGCTAGCTTAGCCGTTGCCGCATCCGTGCCGCAGTATCTGTATGCTGAAAGCAGTAAAGAACTATTCTTTAAAATAGCAGTGTCACAATTCTCTTTCGCCAGCCAGTTCTGGTCGGGGCAATTGAGAGCGCTCGACTTCCCTGCAAAAGCAAAAGAGCTTGGCATATCAGGGTTAGACTACTGCTCTATGTTTTTTGCAGATAAAGCTAAAGACAGCGTCTTTTTAGCTGAGCTTAAAAAGCGTTCGGAAGATGCCGGCAGCTACAACCTGCGGATAATGATTGATGGTGAAGGTGTTTTAGGCGACTTAAACGAAACCGCCCGGTTGAAAGCCGTAGACAATCATCATAAATGGATAGATGCTGCCGCCGCGCTTGGATGCCCTATGATACGCGTGAACGTTGAGGGGGATGGCGACCCTGCCGAAGTAGCTAAGGCAGCAGCTGACAGCCTTAACCGCCTTATTGAATATGGCAGTAAGAGCAAGGTGGACGTTATAGTAGAAAACCACATAGGTATATCCTGCAACGGAGATTGGCTGGCCGGTGTTATGAAACAGGTGAACAGCGAGCACTGCGGTACGTTAGCCGATTTTGGTAACTTTTGCATAAACCGCACTAAGCCGAAAACAAACGACATTGCCGGGTATATGGAAACCAGGTGCCTGGAAGAGTACGACAAGTATAAAGGCATTACTGAACTAATGCCGTTTGCTAAAGGAGTACACGCTAAATCGCATGTATTTGCTGCCAATGGCGACGACCCAGAAACCGACTTTTATAAGATGTTTAAGATAATAAAGCAGTCTGGCTTTAAAGGCTGGGTGAGTATCGAGTACGAAGGCGGCCTGCTAAAGATGTACAGCAAAGACACCAAGTACCTGGATGATTATGCCGGCACCACAGCAGTTAAAAACCTGGTAGAAAAAGCAGGCAGAATGGCTTAG